One genomic region from Rosa rugosa chromosome 1, drRosRugo1.1, whole genome shotgun sequence encodes:
- the LOC133724662 gene encoding uncharacterized protein LOC133724662 — protein MSFTPQVFPTNRAPRKQRRKSVGGSKKKMTTEQTLAFKSVSEWVYLDQASSPASTAASCVVDDFGVQKTLGRGGEKVVFELHSHSKCSDGFLSPSKLVERAHGNGVKVLALTDHDTMSGIPEALEVARRFGMKIIPGVEISTIFQPRGESEPEEPVHILAYYSSCGPTSFEELEKFLSNIRDGRYLRAKNMVSKLNKLKFPLTWEHVARVAGKGVAPGRLHVARAMVEAGYVENLKQAFARYLFDGGPAYATGSEPPTEDAIKMICDTGGVAVLAHPWALKNTVAIIRSLKEAGLHGMEVYRSDGKLTAYSDLADTYGLLKLGGSDYHGKGGHGESELGSVNLPVLVLRDFLKVARPIWCGAISHILENYADEPSDSNLARITRFGKGGSPLSCGKDMIDRCLFLWLTNEERQNAVFEAIKLKLSRISINHGGNQVAIESK, from the exons ATGTCATTCACACCCCAAGTATTTCCAACAAACAGAGCCccaagaaaacaaagaagaaaaagcgtGGGGGGGAGTAAGAAGAAAATGACCACTGAGCAGACTCTGGCTTTCAAGTCTGTGAGTGAATGGGTTTATTTGGATCAAGCTTCTTCACCGGCTTCCACTGCAGCTTCTTGTGTTGTGGATGATTTTGGGGTTCAGAAGACTCTCGGAAGAGGTGGAGAGAAGGTAGTGTTTGAATTGCATTCACATTCAAAATGCAGTGATGGCTTTCTTTCGCCTTCCAAGTTGGTGGAAAGGGCTCATGGAAATGGG GTGAAAGTTCTTGCTCTGACAGATCATGACACAATGTCTGGCATCCCTGAGGCCCTAGAAGTAGCTCGGAGATTTGGCATGAAGATAATTCCTGGTGTTGAAATCAGTACAATTTTCCAACCAAG AGGAGAGTCTGAACCGGAGGAACCAGTGCACATCCTTGCATATTACAGCAGCTGCGGGCCAACAAGTTTTGAAGAGCTTGAAAAGTTCTTGTCTAATATAAGGGATGGTCGTTATCTTCGTGCAAAGAATATGGTCTCCAAATTGAACAAGCTTAAGTTTCCTCTTACGTGGGAGCATGTTGCAAGGGTTGCAGGCAAGGGAGTTGCTCCTGGGAGATTGCATGTGGCCCGAGCCATGGTTGAAGCCGGTTATGTGGAAAATCTGAAACAAGCTTTTGCCCGCTATCTTTTCGATGGTGGACCTGCATATGCTAC GGGAAGTGAACCGCCAACAGAGGATGCAATAAAAATGATATGTGATACGGGAGGTGTGGCTGTGCTAGCTCATCCATGGGCATTGAAAAATACAGTTGCCATCATCAGAAGTTTGAAAGAAGCTGGTCTTCATGGGATGGAAGTTTACAGAAGTGATGGAAAACTGACTG CATACAGTGATCTAGCTGATACTTACGGTCTTCTGAAGCTAGGAGGGTCAGATTACCATGGCAAAGGTGGACATGGTGAGTCTGAGCTGGGTAGTGTGAACCTTCCAGTTTTGGTTTTGCGTGACTTTCTTAAAGTAGCTCGACCAATTTGGTGTGGTGCCATTAGTCACATATTAGAGAACTATGCTGACGAACCTTCAGATTCAAATCTAGCAAGGATTACAAGGTTTGGGAAGGGAGGTTCCCCTTTAAGCTGCGGCAAGGACATGATTGATCGTTGCTTGTTTTTGTGGTTGACAAATGAAGAGAGGCAAAATGCAGTTTTTGAGGCCATTAAACTGAAGCTTTCTCGTATTTCAATTAATCACGGAGGAAACCAGGTTGCTATAGAGAGTAAATAA